A genomic stretch from Lathyrus oleraceus cultivar Zhongwan6 chromosome 2, CAAS_Psat_ZW6_1.0, whole genome shotgun sequence includes:
- the LOC127118411 gene encoding uncharacterized protein At1g65710 isoform X2 yields MGACLSKKNKPSTSSPPASTKSLSTPPIHQQNSHNNATAILSKPENKNNNTVQEKQQDPEVFKQHEDETQPKKEIFIIKHRKSHDEREKNSIKIAPFTVQHNDGLVSSSETESLNNSNNNNNNNNKVGVVAAVRTSSCTKEEVDAILIQCGRLSRSSSGKAASSSARKYSGSKRSFDFDHSDNNNDAISAEDEQKRANPSDNSEEYDGVARHNNRQRHRSSPKGSSNGRRRTPSREREREQRSSSRERRVSRSPGRRSSDANTANGSNNTGSGSGSSSRPGKMVTVPATVSSLVMDKSNNGSGGGDSGKRVNVKRNIASPRSMSPARVNGNGMNQNLQQQQPSLSRSNSARKTEVSPFRRNPLSEVDPNSLAYPQSNANNGGSKVQIKHKKEIEAETIQKPKAEMRDNGKNRTSRATLEKEKGVISHTKEQQEDEIKVMSDNAIVKNVVMPSGITRSRSSRRSRDLDSINPETLTNPPPSSYTSLLLEDIHNFHQKTTAQPAVCLPACLNKACSILEAVADLNSTTSSTFSRNEYNAVPESSFVEESEVVVSDDVMEPSLHKYVTVKRGGSFSLCEDQESSGSNSFSLNSGQQQQQQHWNNCSSGDSPDCWSSRLSSKEESLMKRRECDHQHSGGIGRGRLATTSST; encoded by the exons ATGGGTGCATGCTTGAGCAAAAAGAACAAACCTTCTACTTCCTCACCCCCTGCTTCCACCAAATCACTATCCACACCCCCAATTCATCAACAAAATTCTCATAACAATGCCACAGCTATCCTTTCGAAACCAGAGAACAAAAACAACAACACAGTTCAAGAGAAACAACAAGACCCAGAAGTTTTTAAACAACATGAAGACGAAACTCAACCTAAAAAAGAGATTTTTATCATCAAACACAGAAAAAGCCATGATGAAAGAGAGAAAAACTCGATCAAAATCGCACCTTTCACTGTTCAACATAACGATGGGTTGGTTTCGTCCAGTGAAACAGAATCGTTgaacaacagcaacaacaataataacaacaataacaaggTTGGTGTTGTGGCTGCTGTGAGAACTTCAAGCTGCACGAAAGAAGAAGTAGATGCGATTTTGATTCAATGTGGAAGACTTTCCAGAAGCTCTTCAGGAAAAGCTGCTTCTTCTTCAGCTAGAAAATATTCCGGATCAAAGAGAAGTTTCGATTTTGATCATTCTGATAACAACAATGATGCAATTTCAGCTGAAGATGAACAGAAAAGAGCTAATCCAAGTGATAACAGCGAGGAATATGACGGTGTTGCACGACACAACAACCGTCAGCGCCACCGCAGTTCTCCCAAAGGTTCTTCTAATGGAAGAAGAAGAACACCAAGtagagaaagagaaagagaacaGCGTTCAAGTAGTAGAGAAAGGAGAGTGAGTAGATCTCCTGGAAGAAGATCTTCTGATGCAAATACTGCAAATGGAAGCAACAACACTGGTTCTGGTTCTGGTTCTAGTTCTAGGCCAGGGAAAATGGTGACTGTTCCTGCTACTGTTTCTTCATTGGTTATGGATAAAAGTAACAATGGCAGTGGTGGGGGAGATTCTGGTAAGAGGGTTAATGTTAAGAGAAATATTGCTTCACCACGTTCTATGTCACCTGCTAGAGTCAATGGAAATGGAATGAATCAGAATCTACAACAGCAACAACCTTCTCTTAGCCGGAGTAACTCTGCAAGGAAAACTGAAGTTTCACCTTTTAGAAGAAACCCTCTTAGTGAGGTTGATCCTAATTCACTTGCTTATCCACAATCAAATGCTAATAATGGTGGAAGCAAAGTTCAGATCAAACACAAAAAGGAGATTGAAGCTGAGACTATTCAG AAGCCAAAGGCCGAAATGAGGGACAATGGCAAAAACCGAACAAGCAGGGCTACATTGGAGAAGGAAAAGGGTGTGATTAGTCACACAAAGGAACAACAAGAGGATGAAATCAAGGTAATGTCTGATAATGCTATTGTGAAGAATGTGGTGATGCCATCAGGGATTACAAGAAGCAGATCATCTAGAAGATCAAGAGACTTAGACAGCATCAATCCCGAAACCCTAACCAATCCACCACCATCTTCCTACACTTCATTACTCCTAGAAGACATTCATAACTTCCATCAGAAGACCACAGCACAGCCTGCTGTGTGTCTTCCAGCTTGTCTCAACAAAGCTTGCTCAATCCTTGAGGCTGTTGCTGATCTCAACTCCACAACAAGTTCAACTTTCTCTAGGAACGAGTACAATGCTGTTCCTGAATCATCATTTGTAGAAGAATCTGAAGTTGTTGTGAGTGATGATGTGATGGAACCAAGTTTGCATAAGTATGTTACTGTTAAAAGAGGTGGTTCGTTTTCACTTTGTGAGGATCAAGAGTCTTCTGGAAGTAATAGCTTCAGTTTGAATAGTggtcaacaacaacaacaacaacattggAACAATTGTTCTTCTGGCGATTCACCGGATTGTTGGAGTTCGAGATTGAGTTCGAAAGAGGAGAGTTTGATGAAAAGAAGAGAGTGTGATCATCAGCATAGTGGTGGTATTGGACGTGGAAGGCTTGCTACTACATCTTCAACATAG
- the LOC127118411 gene encoding uncharacterized protein At1g65710 isoform X1, whose protein sequence is MGACLSKKNKPSTSSPPASTKSLSTPPIHQQNSHNNATAILSKPENKNNNTVQEKQQDPEVFKQHEDETQPKKEIFIIKHRKSHDEREKNSIKIAPFTVQHNDGLVSSSETESLNNSNNNNNNNNKVGVVAAVRTSSCTKEEVDAILIQCGRLSRSSSGKAASSSARKYSGSKRSFDFDHSDNNNDAISAEDEQKRANPSDNSEEYDGVARHNNRQRHRSSPKGSSNGRRRTPSREREREQRSSSRERRVSRSPGRRSSDANTANGSNNTGSGSGSSSRPGKMVTVPATVSSLVMDKSNNGSGGGDSGKRVNVKRNIASPRSMSPARVNGNGMNQNLQQQQPSLSRSNSARKTEVSPFRRNPLSEVDPNSLAYPQSNANNGGSKVQIKHKKEIEAETIQQKPKAEMRDNGKNRTSRATLEKEKGVISHTKEQQEDEIKVMSDNAIVKNVVMPSGITRSRSSRRSRDLDSINPETLTNPPPSSYTSLLLEDIHNFHQKTTAQPAVCLPACLNKACSILEAVADLNSTTSSTFSRNEYNAVPESSFVEESEVVVSDDVMEPSLHKYVTVKRGGSFSLCEDQESSGSNSFSLNSGQQQQQQHWNNCSSGDSPDCWSSRLSSKEESLMKRRECDHQHSGGIGRGRLATTSST, encoded by the exons ATGGGTGCATGCTTGAGCAAAAAGAACAAACCTTCTACTTCCTCACCCCCTGCTTCCACCAAATCACTATCCACACCCCCAATTCATCAACAAAATTCTCATAACAATGCCACAGCTATCCTTTCGAAACCAGAGAACAAAAACAACAACACAGTTCAAGAGAAACAACAAGACCCAGAAGTTTTTAAACAACATGAAGACGAAACTCAACCTAAAAAAGAGATTTTTATCATCAAACACAGAAAAAGCCATGATGAAAGAGAGAAAAACTCGATCAAAATCGCACCTTTCACTGTTCAACATAACGATGGGTTGGTTTCGTCCAGTGAAACAGAATCGTTgaacaacagcaacaacaataataacaacaataacaaggTTGGTGTTGTGGCTGCTGTGAGAACTTCAAGCTGCACGAAAGAAGAAGTAGATGCGATTTTGATTCAATGTGGAAGACTTTCCAGAAGCTCTTCAGGAAAAGCTGCTTCTTCTTCAGCTAGAAAATATTCCGGATCAAAGAGAAGTTTCGATTTTGATCATTCTGATAACAACAATGATGCAATTTCAGCTGAAGATGAACAGAAAAGAGCTAATCCAAGTGATAACAGCGAGGAATATGACGGTGTTGCACGACACAACAACCGTCAGCGCCACCGCAGTTCTCCCAAAGGTTCTTCTAATGGAAGAAGAAGAACACCAAGtagagaaagagaaagagaacaGCGTTCAAGTAGTAGAGAAAGGAGAGTGAGTAGATCTCCTGGAAGAAGATCTTCTGATGCAAATACTGCAAATGGAAGCAACAACACTGGTTCTGGTTCTGGTTCTAGTTCTAGGCCAGGGAAAATGGTGACTGTTCCTGCTACTGTTTCTTCATTGGTTATGGATAAAAGTAACAATGGCAGTGGTGGGGGAGATTCTGGTAAGAGGGTTAATGTTAAGAGAAATATTGCTTCACCACGTTCTATGTCACCTGCTAGAGTCAATGGAAATGGAATGAATCAGAATCTACAACAGCAACAACCTTCTCTTAGCCGGAGTAACTCTGCAAGGAAAACTGAAGTTTCACCTTTTAGAAGAAACCCTCTTAGTGAGGTTGATCCTAATTCACTTGCTTATCCACAATCAAATGCTAATAATGGTGGAAGCAAAGTTCAGATCAAACACAAAAAGGAGATTGAAGCTGAGACTATTCAG CAGAAGCCAAAGGCCGAAATGAGGGACAATGGCAAAAACCGAACAAGCAGGGCTACATTGGAGAAGGAAAAGGGTGTGATTAGTCACACAAAGGAACAACAAGAGGATGAAATCAAGGTAATGTCTGATAATGCTATTGTGAAGAATGTGGTGATGCCATCAGGGATTACAAGAAGCAGATCATCTAGAAGATCAAGAGACTTAGACAGCATCAATCCCGAAACCCTAACCAATCCACCACCATCTTCCTACACTTCATTACTCCTAGAAGACATTCATAACTTCCATCAGAAGACCACAGCACAGCCTGCTGTGTGTCTTCCAGCTTGTCTCAACAAAGCTTGCTCAATCCTTGAGGCTGTTGCTGATCTCAACTCCACAACAAGTTCAACTTTCTCTAGGAACGAGTACAATGCTGTTCCTGAATCATCATTTGTAGAAGAATCTGAAGTTGTTGTGAGTGATGATGTGATGGAACCAAGTTTGCATAAGTATGTTACTGTTAAAAGAGGTGGTTCGTTTTCACTTTGTGAGGATCAAGAGTCTTCTGGAAGTAATAGCTTCAGTTTGAATAGTggtcaacaacaacaacaacaacattggAACAATTGTTCTTCTGGCGATTCACCGGATTGTTGGAGTTCGAGATTGAGTTCGAAAGAGGAGAGTTTGATGAAAAGAAGAGAGTGTGATCATCAGCATAGTGGTGGTATTGGACGTGGAAGGCTTGCTACTACATCTTCAACATAG